A region of the Sphingobium yanoikuyae genome:
GGTTCTTGTCGGCAAAGGTGCCAGACAATCCGGCCTGCCCGCCCGCCAGCACATTGACCGTCAGTTGGCCATTATCTTTCAGCACATCATGCATTCTCGCCGACTTGTTGATGCATAGCAGCAGCGAGGCTGGGCTGTCGCTGACGCTGCACACAGCCGATGCGGTCATCCCATGTCGTCCGGCGGCGCCATCTGTGACAATGATGTTTACAGCAGCGCCCAGACGCGCCATCGCGGCGCGAAATAACTGTGTCTCGATCATGTCGCCCTCAACGCATCAGCAAGCCGCCATTGATGTCCCAAATGGCACCATTGGCGAAAGCAGCCTCGGGAGAGGCCAGATGGACGGTGGTTGAAGCCACGAAATCGGGCGAGCCCAGATGACGGACGGGAATGCCCGCAACGATGCCCTCCAGCTTGTCCTCGGGTACCAATGCCCGGACCGACGGCAGGTCGAGCGGACCCGGCGCGATCGCGTTGACGGTTATGCCGAACGGCGCGAGATCCCGTGCAAACACCTTGGTCAGGGTGATGATTCCACCCTTGGATGCGGCATAATGAGCGCCCGTCGCCGTCCCGCCATTTTGCCCCGCGAGCGAGGCAATGTTGACGATGCGGCCATGGCCCTTGTTCTTGAAATAGCGGCCCAGGACCTGGCAGCCAATGAAGGTACCCCGCAGATTGACCGCCAGCACCTTGTCGAACTCGTCCGGACTGATCTCCAGTACCGGGCGAACGATGGTGA
Encoded here:
- a CDS encoding SDR family NAD(P)-dependent oxidoreductase — translated: MSRPENPRTLLITGGSQGLGAAIARAFHEAGYNVGISDIDGAAAHALALELDPSGETALGLTLDVRDEAAFEAARDALIARWGSIEALVNNAVVTIVRPVLEISPDEFDKVLAVNLRGTFIGCQVLGRYFKNKGHGRIVNIASLAGQNGGTATGAHYAASKGGIITLTKVFARDLAPFGITVNAIAPGPLDLPSVRALVPEDKLEGIVAGIPVRHLGSPDFVASTTVHLASPEAAFANGAIWDINGGLLMR
- a CDS encoding flavin reductase family protein, which translates into the protein MIETQLFRAAMARLGAAVNIIVTDGAAGRHGMTASAVCSVSDSPASLLLCINKSARMHDVLKDNGQLTVNVLAGGQAGLSGTFADKNLDMDARFAAADWTMLGHGVPALTGALAAFGCTIASVVEMGSHSIFLCEVQHLLIGGEEPGLVYFDRQYHALPMRAAA